Proteins from one Desulfomicrobium macestii genomic window:
- a CDS encoding glucosamine 6-phosphate synthetase, whose amino-acid sequence MCGQVGIIFGRKRRRPDERDTLRELFIRMLLHSEERGPHASGLAWLKTDGSHRIFKRPMRAHELVYEKPFQELLGQVDNETTILMGHTRWRTRGNEFNNRNNHPIRAGIVIGTHNGTIYNADYLFRRLGLPRYAEVDSELIFRLADRFASEGSIDQEGLKKALALCRGQMSAVLASRLDPGTITVLKGNKPLCLRIHRQHRVVLYASDDAFIDFAVDNEKGWRELEVPPMTMLTIRHADVRAIDNSEFRFIPQERKGTLPEGVNA is encoded by the coding sequence ATGTGCGGACAAGTAGGCATCATCTTCGGCCGCAAGCGCAGACGGCCCGACGAGCGGGATACCCTGCGCGAGCTCTTCATCCGCATGCTGCTGCACAGCGAGGAGCGCGGCCCGCACGCCTCCGGTCTCGCCTGGCTCAAGACCGACGGCAGCCACCGCATCTTCAAGCGGCCGATGCGGGCGCACGAGCTGGTCTACGAGAAACCGTTCCAGGAGCTGCTCGGGCAGGTCGACAACGAGACCACCATCCTCATGGGGCATACCCGCTGGCGCACCCGGGGCAACGAGTTCAACAACCGCAACAACCATCCCATCCGGGCCGGGATAGTCATCGGCACCCACAACGGCACCATCTACAACGCCGATTATCTGTTCCGCCGCCTCGGGCTGCCGCGCTACGCCGAGGTGGACAGCGAACTGATTTTCCGCCTGGCCGACCGCTTCGCGTCCGAAGGCTCCATCGACCAGGAGGGGCTGAAGAAGGCGCTTGCCCTCTGTCGCGGCCAGATGAGCGCCGTGCTGGCCTCACGGCTCGACCCCGGCACCATCACCGTGCTCAAGGGTAACAAGCCGCTCTGCCTGCGCATCCACCGCCAGCATCGGGTGGTGCTCTACGCCTCAGACGACGCCTTTATCGACTTTGCCGTGGACAACGAGAAGGGCTGGCGCGAACTGGAGGTGCCTCCCATGACCATGCTCACCATCCGCCACGCGGATGTGCGGGCCATCGATAACAGCGAATTCCGCTTCATCCCCCAGGAACGCAAAGGGACATTGCCCGAAGGAGTGAATGCATGA
- a CDS encoding DUF5049 domain-containing protein codes for MKILIRSTTLDGDPIPGSGETLQAADCLEVVELMRGQTPFTASRAPRDYMTEVLSGIEGGPTQPLPEDTAAAAAEFLTRLARHGLIEFLPDDKASDPWPERFLEALETVRLSGRTNMLDHPEVTRLTAEMGYPEVAVWLADHRREYAAFVLEGTRPLGKNFGGKEDPAPCADK; via the coding sequence ATGAAGATTCTGATCCGCTCCACCACGCTGGACGGCGATCCGATCCCTGGCAGCGGGGAAACCCTGCAAGCCGCCGACTGCCTTGAAGTTGTCGAGCTGATGCGCGGCCAGACACCGTTTACCGCCAGCCGAGCGCCCCGGGACTACATGACCGAGGTGCTCTCAGGCATCGAAGGCGGACCGACCCAGCCATTGCCGGAGGACACCGCCGCTGCGGCCGCCGAGTTTCTCACCCGTCTGGCGCGGCACGGCCTGATCGAATTCCTCCCCGACGACAAGGCCAGCGATCCCTGGCCGGAACGCTTCCTCGAAGCCCTGGAGACGGTGCGGCTCTCCGGGCGCACCAACATGCTCGATCACCCCGAGGTGACCCGGCTGACCGCCGAGATGGGCTACCCGGAGGTGGCCGTGTGGCTGGCGGACCACCGGCGTGAATACGCGGCCTTCGTTCTCGAGGGGACGAGACCGCTCGGCAAGAACTTCGGCGGCAAGGAGGACCCGGCTCCATGTGCGGACAAGTAG